A genomic window from Clostridium aceticum includes:
- a CDS encoding DUF2196 domain-containing protein — translation MSCVLVSVVQKQDQHFGKLTEGVVLKILINS, via the coding sequence GTGTCTTGCGTGTTAGTAAGCGTTGTTCAAAAACAGGATCAGCACTTTGGAAAACTAACAGAAGGTGTGGTTTTAAAAATTCTTATAAACTCCTAG
- a CDS encoding phytanoyl-CoA dioxygenase: protein MDNVEKPLTKITQILLQPEDQYNELTEAIDDLYRLFVSVSEIDLDTQENRNDIFVSNGKAIGATWAAICVKEILRTKRFIRGVYEGIKTALERFDIRPLHIVYAGTGPFAALAIPLTSVFSSEEISFTLLEINPTSIKALKKVIKAFQVEDYIIKIVECDAAKYQLDKSRSVHMIITETMQNALQKEPQVAITMNLVPQMEQRGILIPQNITIDAVLMSPEKNKDRMIGLTRTGEDYYRFLGRVFELDKETAFKYSAMNWKKDESLCFPRVSIEIPQDIMQEYWQLCLFTEINVFEDVRLTNWQCSLNLPKKIMDMRQSTAEKISFYYAMNDNPGLVYKMF from the coding sequence ATGGATAATGTTGAAAAACCTTTAACCAAGATTACCCAGATATTACTGCAACCAGAAGATCAATATAATGAATTGACAGAAGCTATAGATGACTTATATCGACTTTTTGTTTCTGTATCAGAAATTGATTTAGATACACAGGAGAATAGGAATGATATCTTCGTTTCAAATGGTAAGGCCATAGGAGCCACGTGGGCTGCAATATGTGTGAAGGAGATATTAAGAACTAAGCGTTTCATAAGGGGTGTTTACGAAGGTATAAAGACTGCTCTAGAGAGGTTTGATATAAGACCATTACATATTGTGTATGCTGGGACAGGTCCTTTTGCTGCTCTGGCGATACCATTAACCTCAGTTTTTTCCAGCGAAGAGATAAGTTTTACATTACTAGAAATAAATCCCACCAGCATCAAAGCTCTTAAAAAGGTTATCAAGGCCTTTCAGGTTGAAGACTATATCATAAAAATCGTAGAATGTGATGCAGCGAAATACCAACTGGATAAGAGTAGGTCAGTACATATGATTATTACCGAAACAATGCAAAATGCACTACAAAAAGAGCCTCAGGTTGCCATTACCATGAACCTTGTTCCTCAAATGGAGCAAAGGGGAATTTTGATACCTCAGAATATAACAATAGATGCTGTCCTTATGAGTCCCGAGAAAAATAAGGACAGGATGATAGGTTTAACCAGGACTGGGGAGGATTATTACCGTTTTTTAGGTAGAGTGTTTGAACTAGACAAGGAAACAGCATTTAAGTACTCAGCTATGAATTGGAAAAAGGATGAATCTCTTTGTTTTCCAAGGGTTTCAATTGAAATTCCTCAAGATATTATGCAGGAATACTGGCAGCTTTGTCTTTTTACAGAAATAAATGTCTTTGAAGACGTAAGGTTGACCAATTGGCAATGCTCCTTGAATCTGCCCAAAAAGATAATGGATATGAGACAGAGTACTGCTGAAAAAATATCATTTTATTATGCAATGAATGACAATCCAGGGTTGGTATATAAAATGTTTTAA
- a CDS encoding helix-turn-helix domain-containing protein produces the protein MHAWEGIQKTIDYIEGNMSEEIKIEELAEMAALSQFYFQRLFKRLVKKPGNEYIKLRMG, from the coding sequence ATGCACGCATGGGAAGGAATACAAAAAACTATAGATTATATCGAGGGAAATATGTCTGAAGAGATTAAGATTGAAGAACTGGCAGAAATGGCGGCACTCTCGCAATTTTATTTTCAGCGCTTATTCAAACGGTTGGTAAAGAAGCCGGGGAATGAATATATAAAGCTGCGTATGGGATAA
- a CDS encoding cadherin-like beta sandwich domain-containing protein — protein sequence MKDQLEAQTNVALYKPAQASSFIKPYIPARAVDGSLNPVNRWLAHTVPNSLDVDLQTPYWIDRWVVKHMGDMGWSSPPYNMSDYEFHVSLDRFNWIKVDSVIGNTLKATDRKFEPVSARYVRVVVRKGLNCNPQLASIGQLEVYQAQPTSAYLNKLGLSSGILKPAFSPANSTYTADVGYTTESITVIPTAEDPNATIKVNGTVVQSGTASQPINLNVGSNTITVEVTSKVGGVVQNYSVNVTRASSAYLNNITISPPMVQLNPAFHKSIFVYTANAMPAIGSVTITPKAEDDNAAITVDGKSTTSGSGISVNLNSGQNVIPIIVSSKIGSDTKTYTITISKP from the coding sequence ATGAAGGATCAGTTAGAAGCCCAGACGAATGTGGCATTATACAAGCCAGCACAAGCAAGTAGTTTTATAAAACCTTATATACCCGCCCGCGCAGTAGACGGCTCTTTGAATCCTGTAAATAGATGGCTTGCCCATACTGTTCCAAATTCATTAGATGTTGATTTACAAACACCTTACTGGATTGATAGGTGGGTTGTGAAACATATGGGTGATATGGGGTGGTCTTCGCCTCCATATAATATGTCGGATTATGAATTTCATGTTAGTTTAGATAGGTTTAATTGGATTAAAGTTGATTCTGTGATTGGAAATACGCTTAAAGCAACTGACAGGAAATTTGAGCCGGTAAGTGCCAGATATGTGAGAGTAGTAGTTAGAAAAGGACTTAACTGCAATCCTCAACTTGCTTCCATAGGTCAGCTTGAAGTGTATCAGGCACAGCCGACAAGTGCTTACTTGAATAAACTTGGATTAAGCAGCGGCATCCTTAAGCCGGCATTTTCACCTGCAAACTCCACCTATACTGCTGATGTAGGCTATACTACCGAAAGTATTACAGTAATCCCTACTGCAGAAGACCCTAATGCTACTATAAAGGTGAACGGTACAGTTGTACAGAGTGGAACAGCATCACAGCCAATTAACTTAAATGTGGGAAGCAACACTATAACCGTAGAGGTAACTTCAAAAGTTGGTGGGGTTGTACAGAATTATAGTGTGAATGTGACAAGGGCTAGTAGTGCGTATTTGAATAACATAACAATATCACCTCCAATGGTACAACTTAATCCTGCATTTCACAAAAGTATATTTGTCTATACAGCGAATGCTATGCCTGCAATAGGTAGTGTTACTATTACACCTAAAGCAGAAGACGATAATGCAGCTATTACTGTTGACGGAAAAAGCACTACAAGTGGTAGTGGAATATCTGTTAATTTAAATAGCGGACAAAATGTTATTCCGATAATAGTTTCATCTAAAATAGGCAGTGATACAAAAACATATACTATAACAATCTCAAAACCTTAA
- a CDS encoding cadherin-like beta sandwich domain-containing protein → MGNKKNIVLVILFSVMLSMFVPIETYASSNSITFDFDSGTINGSETSSVRQEIDGVTLVIEANRVSDVLIVAPEDWFDSMNNSSGDMILLHDGGWGPPHFSVNVRLLDNSPFNLTQFTYKGLNASDETITINPGGGNLEEHHVIGDMVNIYNNGHIIAPHNSANFQNITSFTITGTGTNQYLIFDNFVIDFTSNTEPTVTTGSLSSVTSTSATVSGNVTFDGGDTITERGIEYRVNGSGEPYTAVTASTVGTGEYSVDLTGLAPNTTYDVRAYATNSQGTSYGSVNSFTTLSNNADLSALSLSSGTLDTVFDSGTTEYTASVGNEVSSITVTPTVADATATVTVNGAAVVSGAASGAINLAVGANTITVVVTAQDGSTKPYTVVVTRGASSNADLSNLTLSEGTLSPVFDSGTTEYTASVGNEVSSMTVTPTVADATATVTVNGAAVVSGAASGAINLAVGENTITVVVTAQDGSTKPYTVVVTRGASSNADLSNLTLSEGTLSPVFASGTTDYTTSVANAVTSITVTPTVADATATVTVNGAEVVSGAASGAINLAVGENTITVVVTAQDGSTKSYTVVVTRGASNNADLSNLTLSEGTLSPVFASGTTDYTASVANAVTSITVTPTVVDATAMVTVNGAAVVSGAASGAINLDVGANTITVVITAQDASMKTYTLVVTREAAALSDNANLSGLSLSSGTLNPVFVSETTDYTASVANAVTSITVTPTVTDPSATVTVNGTPVVSGGASGAIGLNLGANTITVVVTAEDGTTIKTYTVTVTRAENLTYTVAYEGNGSTDGSVPLDSKAYEEGESITVLGNTGNLERTGYIFTGWNTQADGHGTNYSAGATFTMGTKNVTLYANWIDSTSIRMTANPDNVKGNTNFNQIFILNLYNDTVTGSVYADDINLGNIFSTLNISSVSNSNNKITLEVYGSLNTQGIGTIALNQSKLNNSTTPLIAEVLVTLNTVTYYGNGNTGGSVPTDSNRYAEGSSVTVLENTGNLVRSGYTFVGWNTQVDGSGIDYIPGSQVIMGISNVTLYAKWEAVQVPRYTVTYHGNGNTGGSVPTDSNAYEEGASVTVRGNTGNLVKTGYTFAGWNTQANGQGSSYTQGSTLIMATTNINLYAKWTKTSSGGGSSGGGNADNTIPALTPGPATEIEVEAIVDGEKIVELRTDSSVLSQKIDEIIALNQAEGKQGPKVLEISVAAQGANQIRSILTGDIVKKMEDNQFTLVINTEKVDYVIPAKEIAIEKVAAMLNVDVTSLQQIEIEVRINYSSEIKVNEIVQRGRDQGMEVITQPVEFQIVARTISTAGEVQETIVSQFTSYVSRVMEIPQDVDPSKITTGIIYNADGTFSHIPTTVYMENGKWYAKLNSLTNSSYLVVWNPITVASVENHWSKAAVNDMASRLVIKNPETFNPEGYITRGEFAKYITKALGIYRTGVAKVSKFTDVEVTNKLADAIETATEYGIIKGYPDGSFRPDAKISREEAMVMYSKAMDIVGLKEIDNSRIENYKDKEEIAAWAYEFVKKTVSIGVFSGRTGETINPKDTFTYAEAATAIRSLLVRAGLIND, encoded by the coding sequence ATGGGTAACAAGAAAAATATCGTATTGGTTATTTTGTTTTCAGTAATGCTCAGTATGTTTGTGCCAATAGAAACATATGCAAGTTCAAATTCTATTACATTTGATTTTGATAGTGGAACAATAAATGGAAGTGAGACTTCGTCAGTTAGGCAGGAAATTGACGGTGTTACTTTGGTTATTGAAGCCAATAGAGTGAGTGATGTGTTAATTGTTGCACCGGAAGATTGGTTCGATAGTATGAATAATTCTTCTGGAGATATGATTTTGCTCCACGATGGTGGTTGGGGACCGCCACACTTCTCTGTTAATGTGCGTCTTTTAGACAATAGTCCTTTCAACCTTACTCAATTTACTTATAAAGGGCTAAATGCTTCTGATGAAACAATTACTATTAATCCTGGAGGTGGCAATTTAGAAGAGCATCATGTTATAGGTGACATGGTAAATATTTATAATAATGGGCATATTATCGCTCCTCATAACTCAGCGAATTTTCAAAATATAACTAGCTTTACTATTACAGGTACAGGAACAAATCAGTATTTAATATTTGATAACTTTGTAATTGATTTTACTTCTAATACAGAGCCAACGGTGACCACTGGAAGTTTATCGTCTGTAACATCCACATCAGCAACGGTAAGCGGCAATGTAACCTTTGATGGTGGAGATACAATAACTGAGAGGGGAATAGAGTATAGAGTAAATGGCAGTGGAGAACCCTATACAGCAGTAACGGCTTCAACAGTAGGGACAGGAGAATATAGCGTAGACCTTACAGGGCTGGCTCCCAATACAACTTATGATGTAAGGGCATATGCAACCAACTCACAGGGAACATCTTACGGAAGTGTAAATAGTTTTACAACTTTGTCAAACAATGCAGACTTATCGGCTCTAAGCTTAAGCAGTGGAACCCTAGACACTGTATTTGATAGCGGTACTACAGAATATACAGCCAGTGTAGGAAATGAAGTAAGCAGCATAACAGTGACGCCAACAGTGGCGGATGCCACTGCAACGGTAACAGTAAACGGAGCTGCGGTGGTAAGTGGTGCAGCATCAGGAGCAATAAACCTTGCTGTAGGAGCGAATACGATAACAGTAGTGGTAACAGCCCAGGATGGAAGCACAAAGCCTTATACAGTAGTAGTAACTCGAGGGGCATCAAGTAATGCCGACTTGAGCAATCTTACACTAAGTGAAGGTACACTATCACCAGTATTTGATAGCGGTACTACAGAATATACAGCCAGTGTAGGAAATGAAGTAAGCAGTATGACAGTAACGCCAACAGTAGCGGATGCTACTGCAACGGTAACAGTAAACGGAGCTGCCGTGGTAAGTGGTGCAGCATCAGGAGCAATAAACCTTGCTGTAGGAGAAAATACGATAACAGTGGTGGTAACAGCCCAGGATGGAAGCACAAAGCCCTATACAGTAGTAGTAACTCGAGGGGCATCAAGTAATGCCGACTTAAGCAATCTTACACTAAGTGAAGGTACACTATCACCAGTATTTGCAAGTGGAACAACAGACTATACAACAAGCGTGGCAAATGCAGTTACAAGTATAACAGTGACGCCAACAGTGGCGGATGCTACTGCAACGGTAACAGTAAACGGAGCTGAAGTGGTAAGTGGTGCAGCATCAGGAGCAATAAACCTTGCTGTAGGAGAAAATACGATAACAGTGGTGGTAACAGCCCAGGATGGAAGCACAAAGTCCTATACAGTAGTAGTAACTCGAGGGGCATCAAATAATGCCGACTTGAGCAATCTTACACTAAGTGAAGGTACACTATCACCAGTATTTGCAAGTGGAACAACAGACTACACAGCAAGCGTGGCAAATGCAGTTACAAGTATAACAGTGACGCCAACAGTGGTGGATGCAACAGCAATGGTCACAGTAAACGGAGCTGCGGTGGTAAGTGGTGCAGCATCAGGAGCAATAAACCTTGATGTAGGAGCGAATACGATAACAGTGGTGATAACAGCCCAGGATGCAAGCATGAAGACATATACGCTGGTAGTAACAAGGGAAGCAGCGGCTTTATCAGATAATGCTAACCTGTCAGGACTAAGCCTTAGCAGTGGAACACTTAACCCAGTATTTGTAAGTGAAACAACAGACTACACAGCAAGCGTGGCAAATGCAGTTACAAGTATAACAGTGACACCAACAGTGACAGACCCTTCTGCAACAGTTACAGTAAATGGAACCCCTGTGGTAAGCGGTGGGGCATCAGGTGCAATAGGTCTTAACCTAGGAGCAAATACAATAACAGTAGTAGTCACAGCAGAGGATGGAACTACTATAAAAACATATACAGTAACTGTAACCAGAGCTGAGAATCTAACATATACTGTAGCCTATGAAGGAAATGGAAGCACTGATGGGTCAGTACCATTAGACAGCAAGGCATACGAAGAAGGAGAAAGCATAACTGTTTTAGGAAACACTGGAAATCTGGAAAGAACAGGATATATTTTTACAGGATGGAATACCCAAGCTGATGGACATGGGACAAACTATTCGGCAGGTGCCACCTTTACAATGGGAACTAAAAATGTAACGTTGTATGCAAATTGGATTGACTCAACCAGCATCAGAATGACAGCAAATCCAGATAATGTTAAGGGAAATACTAATTTTAATCAAATCTTTATATTAAACTTATATAATGACACAGTAACAGGCTCTGTATATGCAGATGACATAAATTTAGGAAACATATTTAGTACATTAAACATAAGTTCAGTAAGTAATAGCAACAATAAAATAACTTTAGAAGTTTATGGCTCACTAAATACTCAGGGCATAGGAACTATAGCATTAAACCAAAGCAAGTTAAATAATAGCACCACTCCACTAATAGCAGAAGTACTTGTTACCTTAAACACTGTAACTTACTACGGTAATGGAAATACAGGAGGAAGTGTACCAACAGACAGCAACAGATACGCAGAAGGGTCAAGTGTAACTGTCCTAGAAAATACAGGAAACCTAGTGCGAAGTGGCTATACATTTGTGGGTTGGAATACCCAAGTAGATGGAAGTGGTATAGATTATATACCGGGTTCGCAGGTCATAATGGGCATATCAAATGTAACGTTATATGCTAAGTGGGAAGCGGTACAAGTTCCTAGATATACTGTGACATACCATGGCAATGGAAACACAGGAGGAAGTGTACCGACAGATAGCAATGCATATGAAGAGGGAGCATCTGTTACAGTACGGGGTAATACAGGAAACCTGGTAAAAACAGGTTATACATTTGCCGGCTGGAATACACAAGCCAACGGACAAGGAAGTAGCTATACACAAGGATCAACTTTAATTATGGCAACAACCAACATCAACCTTTATGCAAAGTGGACAAAAACCTCAAGTGGTGGAGGTTCATCAGGCGGCGGTAACGCAGACAATACAATACCAGCACTTACACCAGGGCCAGCCACAGAGATAGAAGTAGAGGCAATAGTAGACGGAGAAAAAATCGTAGAACTGCGGACCGATAGCAGCGTATTAAGCCAAAAAATAGACGAAATAATCGCCCTAAATCAAGCAGAAGGCAAACAAGGTCCAAAGGTGTTAGAAATATCAGTAGCAGCTCAAGGAGCCAACCAAATTCGTAGTATATTGACCGGAGATATTGTGAAAAAAATGGAAGATAATCAGTTTACTCTAGTCATAAATACAGAAAAGGTAGATTACGTCATCCCAGCTAAAGAAATAGCTATCGAAAAAGTGGCAGCTATGTTGAATGTGGACGTCACATCCCTACAGCAAATAGAAATAGAGGTGCGGATAAACTATAGCAGCGAAATAAAAGTCAACGAAATAGTCCAACGAGGAAGAGACCAAGGCATGGAAGTAATAACACAGCCAGTAGAGTTTCAAATAGTGGCTAGGACCATCAGCACCGCAGGAGAGGTGCAGGAGACAATAGTAAGCCAGTTTACCAGTTACGTATCTCGAGTGATGGAAATACCACAAGATGTTGACCCAAGCAAAATAACAACAGGAATAATATATAATGCAGATGGAACCTTCTCCCATATACCAACAACGGTATACATGGAAAATGGGAAATGGTATGCAAAGCTAAACTCTTTAACAAACTCCAGTTACTTAGTAGTATGGAACCCAATAACAGTAGCATCAGTAGAAAACCACTGGTCAAAAGCAGCGGTAAATGACATGGCATCAAGATTAGTGATAAAGAACCCCGAAACCTTTAACCCCGAAGGGTATATAACAAGGGGAGAATTTGCAAAGTATATAACAAAGGCCCTTGGAATATATAGAACTGGAGTCGCAAAAGTTAGCAAATTCACAGATGTAGAAGTAACTAATAAATTAGCAGATGCTATTGAAACAGCAACAGAATATGGCATCATAAAGGGATATCCAGATGGAAGCTTTAGACCAGATGCAAAGATAAGTAGAGAAGAAGCCATGGTAATGTATTCAAAGGCGATGGATATAGTAGGATTAAAAGAAATAGATAATAGCAGAATAGAAAACTACAAAGATAAAGAAGAGATAGCAGCCTGGGCCTATGAGTTTGTCAAAAAGACCGTCAGTATAGGCGTGTTTAGTGGTCGAACTGGTGAAACCATTAATCCAAAAGACACCTTCACCTATGCTGAGGCAGCAACGGCTATTCGCAGTCTATTGGTTAGAGCAGGTTTAATCAATGATTGA
- a CDS encoding phosphodiester glycosidase family protein, with amino-acid sequence MKMKKTCFLMTLLFFFNLSSFYSVASSESVTYSSMKVQGKNIHVVTVNFNNPNLSFDVINANDSRVGWEDFTSMINRSTPVAAINGNYFNAYAQNEADIIPWGYIYKNGKQINSGATINRGSFAVTKNREIIINNGEEFAKDNIETMVEAGPLLILDGKIVYDPANSEFTEDKINQNPAQRSAIGITADGKVLMVTGSSIRMTELASIMKEIGCIAATNLDGGASSALYANTRYITRPGRKLNTVLAVYDNEKSANSNMNESSQPTSSNTEEAIQIIVNNQKLQLPSPAMILNARTMVPISAVAEALDAEVKWHALERQVVISKDTVNLILTIDSVNALVNDEVVLLDAPPIIANSRTYVPISFISNAFGVKTTWDSSTRSVNIVSE; translated from the coding sequence ATGAAAATGAAAAAAACATGTTTTTTAATGACTTTACTTTTTTTCTTCAACTTATCTAGCTTCTATTCTGTAGCCAGTTCAGAGAGTGTTACTTACAGCAGCATGAAGGTTCAAGGTAAAAATATTCATGTTGTAACCGTTAATTTTAACAATCCCAATCTTAGTTTTGACGTTATAAATGCAAATGATAGTCGAGTAGGTTGGGAGGATTTTACTAGTATGATAAACAGAAGTACACCGGTTGCTGCTATTAACGGAAATTATTTTAATGCATATGCACAAAATGAAGCAGATATCATTCCTTGGGGATATATTTATAAGAATGGGAAACAAATTAACAGTGGCGCTACTATAAATCGTGGTTCATTCGCTGTCACAAAAAATAGAGAAATTATTATTAACAATGGAGAAGAATTTGCCAAAGATAATATTGAAACAATGGTAGAGGCAGGTCCCTTACTTATTTTAGATGGGAAAATAGTATATGATCCAGCAAACAGTGAATTTACTGAGGACAAAATTAACCAGAATCCTGCTCAAAGGTCTGCTATTGGAATCACAGCCGATGGGAAGGTGCTGATGGTTACTGGATCAAGCATTAGAATGACAGAATTGGCCAGTATTATGAAGGAAATTGGATGTATTGCGGCTACCAATCTTGATGGAGGAGCATCTTCTGCACTTTATGCAAATACTAGATATATTACAAGACCAGGCAGGAAGTTAAATACAGTATTGGCGGTTTATGACAATGAAAAGTCAGCTAATAGCAACATGAATGAGTCAAGTCAACCTACCTCTTCTAATACTGAAGAAGCAATACAAATTATCGTAAATAATCAAAAACTTCAGCTACCATCACCTGCAATGATTTTAAATGCAAGGACGATGGTTCCAATATCTGCTGTAGCAGAAGCTTTAGATGCTGAAGTTAAATGGCATGCTTTAGAAAGACAAGTTGTTATAAGTAAAGATACAGTTAATTTAATACTTACAATAGATTCAGTTAATGCCTTAGTTAATGACGAGGTTGTCTTGCTAGATGCACCACCTATTATAGCAAATTCAAGAACTTATGTACCCATTTCCTTTATATCCAACGCCTTCGGTGTAAAAACAACCTGGGATTCTTCAACAAGAAGTGTTAATATTGTATCGGAGTAG
- the lepB gene encoding signal peptidase I → MRREIIEWAKAIVISLISALIITTFVKPTVVQQDSMQNTLENNDFLILSRLLYKLNKPEGGDIIVFKLNQKSSKDKSKLLIKRVIAIPGDEITISDGKVIKNGEILNEAYIKTDYTEGNINLIIPGGKIFVLGDNRGNSADSRDPDIGLIDMKDIVGKAFVRLYPFNRLGLLY, encoded by the coding sequence ATGCGAAGAGAAATTATTGAATGGGCTAAGGCTATTGTTATATCATTAATTAGTGCTTTAATAATCACTACATTTGTAAAACCCACTGTTGTGCAACAAGATTCAATGCAAAATACTCTGGAAAACAATGATTTTTTGATATTAAGTCGTCTGCTTTACAAACTAAACAAACCTGAAGGAGGAGACATTATTGTATTTAAGTTAAATCAAAAATCCAGTAAAGACAAAAGTAAACTTCTTATAAAGAGAGTTATTGCAATACCTGGAGATGAAATTACTATCAGTGATGGAAAAGTTATAAAGAATGGTGAGATTTTAAATGAAGCTTATATAAAGACCGATTATACAGAAGGAAATATAAATTTAATTATTCCAGGAGGAAAGATATTTGTACTAGGTGATAATAGGGGCAATAGTGCGGACAGTAGGGATCCAGACATAGGTTTGATAGATATGAAGGATATAGTAGGAAAGGCATTTGTAAGACTTTATCCTTTTAATCGTCTTGGGTTGCTTTATTAA
- a CDS encoding phage tail protein, protein MDCFIGQIELFPYNFVPQDWIACEGQLLQINANQALYSLLGARYGGNGSTTFGIPNLRGAEPVPGMIYCMALVGLYPMRS, encoded by the coding sequence ATGGATTGTTTTATAGGTCAAATCGAATTATTCCCTTACAATTTTGTGCCACAAGATTGGATAGCATGTGAGGGACAGCTTTTGCAAATCAATGCAAATCAAGCACTATACTCACTATTAGGGGCAAGGTATGGCGGAAATGGAAGTACAACATTTGGCATACCTAATTTAAGAGGTGCTGAGCCGGTTCCAGGTATGATATACTGTATGGCTCTTGTGGGACTGTATCCTATGAGGAGTTAA